The following are encoded in a window of Ktedonobacterales bacterium genomic DNA:
- the rplK gene encoding 50S ribosomal protein L11 produces MAKRIRAVVRLQIQAGKATPAPPIGPAVGQYGINIMAFCKEYNERTANQVGQVVPVELTIFEDRSFTFVTRTPPVADLLKKAIGIEKGSATPNKVKVGTLSREKLREIAELKMKDLNAIDIEGAEKMVAGAARSMGITIGS; encoded by the coding sequence ATGGCAAAGCGTATCAGAGCCGTCGTGCGGCTACAGATTCAGGCGGGCAAGGCGACGCCCGCGCCGCCGATTGGCCCGGCGGTGGGTCAGTATGGCATCAATATTATGGCGTTCTGCAAAGAATATAACGAGCGCACCGCCAATCAGGTTGGGCAGGTGGTGCCGGTTGAACTGACGATTTTTGAGGATCGCAGTTTTACCTTTGTGACGCGCACGCCCCCCGTTGCCGATCTGCTGAAGAAGGCGATTGGCATCGAGAAAGGCTCGGCGACGCCTAACAAGGTAAAGGTCGGCACGCTCAGCCGCGAGAAGCTGCGCGAGATCGCCGAACTGAAGATGAAAGACCTGAACGCCATTGATATTGAGGGCGCTGAGAAGATGGTTGCGGGCGCTGCCCGCAGCATGGGCATTACGATTGGGTCATAG